The stretch of DNA gatctgtagtgagattAGGGGGCAGGTGcaggagagcctggagaggtgtaGGTATGCTCTGGATAGAAGAGGAATGGAAGTCAGAAGCTAGACAGAATACAGGTGTGTTAATGatagggagacaggtggaaaggtgaagctgcaaggaggaGAGGTATTGAAGGTGGACCTTGTTCCAGACCCCTCAGAAGTTAGAACTCAGGAGTGACCCGTTAACCCATTCCAGTAGTAAAGTTGGaaaagtgaggggaaaaaaaacaggatttgttttggtttttagcaGGTACAGCCATTCGGTTGAGATGGTGACACTGATAGAATGACTGGAGGTGGGATAGTTGAagagattttcattgggagtgaacagtatggacaggattagaaatgagtatgtCAGAGCTACGGCTAGGGATGAGCGGTTTGGAGGCGacggcaaggctgagatggtttggatgtgTACAGAGAATGggtagtggatatattggacaaaggttgttgaagatggagctaaAAGAGGAAGACTGatgaggaggttcatggatgtaatgaaggaggacatgcagagggttagtGTGACAGGATGGTGCTAGAGATAGGATGAGATGGAAGCAAATGTTCTGCTGTGGTGTTCGCTAAggtagcagctgaaagaagaaaatcttTAATCCATCTGTATTTTCAAAGGCGATTaacttttaagagtttttagtgttaatgaaatttgttttcatgttaCCGTTAATGCACTTTGATTTAAATTGTTGCTAATTAATAACTGTGCTTCACAGGAGAGAACACTCTTAGCAGCAATGAATAACTCACTGGATGGTACGGGCTCCTATGAGGAGCTAGTTAGGCAGAAAGCTCGTAGCATTCCTCAGCATCGCATGAAGGAGTTCCTGGAGTCCCTGGCCAGCAAAGGTCCAGATGCCCTGCAGGAGTTCAGCCAGCAAAGTGGAGAcactacaaccaccaccacaactATGGTCTACCAGCAAGAGGCTAACTGCATCTACACGGACAGCACAGAGGTGGCAGGGTCATTGCTTGAGCTGGCATGTCCGGTAAATAAGGACTCTAAATGACCAAAACCCAGTCTGTAAAAAGATAACTAGATAAATGAAGGTCTCTGACATGTACTGCCTTATGATGCAGGTTCAGGTGCAGGTCCAGCCACAGCAGCAACAGATACAAGAGACCGCATCTCAGCAGCAGGCTGTGCAACAGAATACAGAGCAGCAGATAGTACAGGTCTGTATCTCTGTTATCTTTTTGCTGACTATATCATTAAACTTATTATTCATTGATACTCTAATccttgacttttatttttaggtgCAAATCCAGGGTCAGCAGCAAGGTCAGATGCTGGGTCAGGTTCTTCAGGTGCCCTCTGGCTCCCATCAACAGCTACAAGGTGTGACTACTGCACAGCTGATTCAGCCTGGAGAGCTGACAGAGGAACAGCACCAACAAGTAAAGAGATAAACAAATTTACAAAATTGCAAATATTTAATCTGTGAATTTGAATTTACTAGTTTTCATCTTTATACTTGTCTTAGCTGCAAGCACAGTTGGTGGCAGCCGTTGCAGGAGGACAGCAGATCCAAATCCAGACAGTGGGGGCCCTCTCTCCtacccagcagcaggacagtgCAGAGAGGAGAGTAATGGGAACTACAGTTGCAACATCCCAGGGAGCGGGTGTCCTCCAGCCAGCCAAGAAGCGTAAGGTGGACATGCCCATCACTGTGTCCTATGCCCTGCCCGGCCAGCAGGTAGCCACAGTCCTGGCTATCCCTCAGGGACAAGGCCAGCAGCAAAGTTACGTATCTCTGCGGCCAGACCTCCTAACTGTGGACAGCTCCCATCTTTATAGTGCAACAGGTACTATTACCAGTCCCACAGGGGAGACCTGGACCATCCCTGTGTATTCTGCACCTGCTGCATCTGGAGGCCGTGAGCAGGTAACGCATATTGCTATCCCCCAGGAAGCTTATGGAACAGTGCAGGTTGCAGGAACAAACACTACAACAATGCCCACACAAGTTGCTGTTGAAAATGACAAACTGAAAAACCCTGCCAGTCAAAGTCAGACAGCACAGGCTGTTTCCAGCATAACAAGCTCTGGAGCAATGGGAGGCCAGGAAGAAGTGGTGCACACGCTGGCTGCAAACACACTGTTCCCTGCTCAGCTGATGAATGGAAACATCCACATCCCAGTGGCAGTACAGGGCTACTCAAATGCTACACAGTCCCTTATCTGGGACCCACAGCAACAGGTGCTGCACACACAGGGGCTGACAGGACAGGACACACAACAGCTACAGGTAATAACACAAGTATTCAGCTATGTTGGATTTCAACTTTAAACAGATCAAGATGCATTCTGCACTGCTTGAGATAATAGTGTTGGTATGCTGTGTTTATGCAGGGTCAGACAGTCGTTGCAGAGGTAGATGGtcaaggtcagcagcaggtgcaGGTGCAGGAGCTGCTGTTGCCTGCTACTCTGAAGCCAGAGGAGGGGCTGGATGTGTGGCGGCTTTGGGCTCAGCGTAAAAACGCAGAGTTAGACAAAtcagacaaaaataaacttGCACCGATTGGCAGTAAGTGTGCATGCCCAATGATTAAGTATGAGTTAAAATGATTAGATAAGACATGTATTgccatttccttttctttgtttttttttatctgtttgcaTAGtcacttgttttgtttgttgtaggACGGCAGGCTCTGCGTTTCCAGGAGGATTTGGTGTCATGTGCAGTTGCTGAGCTCTGCATGGGTCTCTCTTTGATGACAGCAGAAGCACGGGGGCTAGAAGGGGAGACTTATGAGGCTGATGTTCTTTACTATGTTTTTTTGTGCATACAAAAAGTAAGTTTACTTTGCAGACATAGATCTTATCTCCATAGATCATCCATTAAATACCTGTTGATATTTATGCCATATGGTAACACAAAtggagtccttttttttttttttttttttttttcttgcagtatATGTTTGATAATGGTCGCGTGGATGACATTTTCTCTGATCAGTACTACACCCGCTTTGCTCAGAGTCTACACCAGATCCTGGAGCCTTGGAGACCATCTGTTCATCCACTAGGTGAGAGCAAAGCTCAGCTGTTTTCACATGAACTCAGGGTGAGTCAGACTGGGATAATGTACAAAGTTGCCACTTCTCACCTGTGGCACACAGCAGAAGATAATCTGCTTCAGATGCATGCATTTTCACTGTTGGCAACACACTGTTTGGATTAGACGAATTGGCCCACTGAGCAGAACATGCAGGAGTTGGGACACGGTGCCTACTTGGCTTGCTGTCACTTTTCCAGACAATTACCTGTCCTGTTCTCACATGAGTACAGTTGGACATTACACAGACTTTGTACTAATGAGGTGGCAGTATAAAGACAGTTTAATATCTCATCTGACATTTGCATTTGCTCTGTTGGGTAATGTCTGTGAAAGCACTGTATAGTGCAAACAActttcatgtgtctgtgtgtacttCACTGTGGGCCCAGTGACCACCCAGGCTTGCAGTACACTGGCAGAAACCCTGAACTAGAGCCTGACCGGTATAtgatttttaagactgatactGATTACAGAtttggtgatttttaaaaatctaatatattggccaatattttttttccttttagacacacaaaacacatacacatttcCCTAACATTTGATATATGCTGTTATTTATGAGTCCTTACTAAGATAACATGACAaagcagtttatttttaaactgcttgaCTCTGCACTGTCCTGCTGCTGGTTTCTCCTGTTTtccttactttttaattttcatgaaTTGGCTGTTATTAATCCCAAGAGCGATATATCAACAAATAGCAGATAGCAATCAATATATCGATCAGGCTTTACCTTGAACTGCAGGTATAATTATATGACGCTTGTAAATTACCTAACAAGATATCATACATACAGCTGCATCATGGTTATTTTAAAAATCTCATCTCTGAATCagtgacagaaatatgttttaaatttgtCTGTCAGTCCTATTATTGTGATCTCAGAAGCGCATTGAGGGAATTTATTGCTTTTTCATACAAACTCTCACTTGACCTGAGTAGAATTCATGGTTAGAGGTCAAGGTTATTATGATCTGACAAAACATTCTTTTATCATAACTCAGTGGCAACATTTTACACTAATGTTTAATAGgataaaatgaaatgatgacATTTTATATCTAAAAGGTCAAAAGTCAGCTTCACTGTAACATAATGTTATGCAGAAACCCTTTTCCAGCAATTTTCAAAGACTGTAAGAAGATGAGATAGTGACCTAATGTCACATGGTAAAATAAAGATCCTTTTTACTGGTGCGCTGAAGGTCAGTATCAAGAATTAGTAGCTTCATTTCAGGAACATTTGTATTTGAAGCTTTGTTTAGTGTCATGGCTTCAACTTGGTGTTTTATCAGAATCAGTTTTATTGACCAAACACAGGTGCATTAAAGGCTTTAATTCTGAAGAGATATGAATTTAATCTGCAACTTGACTGGTTGGCAAAACATGCAACTGCAAGGTGgtaatttagtttatttttaactctCAAAGCTCCAACTGTCATAGTTGTTACTGTTAATTAAAAATTACATATCCATTTAGTTTTCCCTCCAACTGCTGTTCTGGTCTTTGTTGTTTAGAAGTATAAACTTTCTAATTGCAGTTCCTACAAAGttctgtttgtggttgtaaaaGGATGAAGCATGGTTTTTGTTAGAGACCACACACG from Archocentrus centrarchus isolate MPI-CPG fArcCen1 chromosome 7, fArcCen1, whole genome shotgun sequence encodes:
- the LOC115783523 gene encoding glutamine-rich protein 1-like, producing the protein MNNSLDGTGSYEELVRQKARSIPQHRMKEFLESLASKGPDALQEFSQQSGDTTTTTTTMVYQQEANCIYTDSTEVAGSLLELACPVQVQVQPQQQQIQETASQQQAVQQNTEQQIVQVQIQGQQQGQMLGQVLQVPSGSHQQLQGVTTAQLIQPGELTEEQHQQLQAQLVAAVAGGQQIQIQTVGALSPTQQQDSAERRVMGTTVATSQGAGVLQPAKKRKVDMPITVSYALPGQQVATVLAIPQGQGQQQSYVSLRPDLLTVDSSHLYSATGTITSPTGETWTIPVYSAPAASGGREQVTHIAIPQEAYGTVQVAGTNTTTMPTQVAVENDKLKNPASQSQTAQAVSSITSSGAMGGQEEVVHTLAANTLFPAQLMNGNIHIPVAVQGYSNATQSLIWDPQQQVLHTQGLTGQDTQQLQGQTVVAEVDGQGQQQVQVQELLLPATLKPEEGLDVWRLWAQRKNAELDKSDKNKLAPIGRRQALRFQEDLVSCAVAELCMGLSLMTAEARGLEGETYEADVLYYVFLCIQKYMFDNGRVDDIFSDQYYTRFAQSLHQILEPWRPSVHPLGYVIPSHVTEEMLWECKQLGAHSPSTLLTTLMFFNTKYFHLKTVDQHLKVAFSKVLRHTRKSPNNPKDKSTSIRYLKSTERFIGQKVTDDMYSEQLEDPENPLRCPIKLYDFYLFKCPQSAKGRNDTFYLTPEPVVAPNSPIWYSTQPIPKEQLEQMLARILAVREIQEAINMSENVH